Part of the Rhodohalobacter sp. 614A genome is shown below.
CATTGTGGATGTATAGTATCTGCAATCTTTTCATTTCAACTCCGAATTAAAACCTTTCATTTCCGAAGTAAATGACACTTATGGCGCACGAAAGAATTGAAGTAGACTTACCTTTAGCCAAAGTTTACGAATTATTATGCAATCCTGTTCATTTTCCAAAGTTTCTCGATCGTATCGATAATGTTGAGAAAGTTAATTCCCAAACTTTCAATTACACAACTACTATTGGTGGCGAAGAGTTTCAATGGACAACCAATATAATCGATAATTTGAGAAATACCCGATTTGCCTGGATTACAATTAATGGCAATTTAAATCAAACTGGAACAATCCGTTTCACACCACTTGATAATGGAGAGAGAACCCGGGTTGATTTTTCTTTGGATTACCGAACATTTTTTGGTGAAGCAGAAGAAGACTTGGCTAATTTTATTGATGGTTTACCAGATCAACTCGCTAAAGATCTGCAAAAATTCAAAAAACTTGCAGAAACGGATACGTTTAAAGACGCAACTGTAGGAGAGTCTGAAAAAACGGAAAGCGAAGTTACTGCTTAAATCCATTCATCAAAAATATAATATGCGACCTGGAAATTCCGGGTCGCATTTTTTTTATCCTCATTTCTTAGTTTGCTCAAAAATGGTTGTTTCATTTGATGATTTCAAAACATCCACCGTTCCAAATAATAAAATTTATGCGGTTATTGGCCATCCTATCAGCCATTCTCTTTCGCCAATTATGCATCAAACGGCATTAGACCATTATGGGATTGATGCTGCATACATCGCCCTGGATTTGTCTCAATCGCAGCTTCATGAGTTTATCTCATGGTGTAACCACGACAATTTTCTGGGATGCAACATCACCATTCCGCATAAAGAAGCGTTTAATGAAATTGTGGATGAGATTGATCCTTTTGCTAAAGAAGTGGGAGTTGTAAATACTCTTGTGAAAAAAAATTATAAACTAATCGGTTATAACACAGATGTTTATGGTTTTTTACAACCCCTGAAACCATTTCTTCATGAAACAACTTATTCACGTGCTATTATATTCGGAACCGGTGGAGCCAGCAGGGCAGTGAAAACCGCGCTTGAATCAGAAGGATTTGAAGAGCTTATTTTTGTATCGCGAAAACCTCACAGACGGAATATTTACAGTGAACAAACTTCTATAAAAATTGTTGACTATAACCAATGGCAATCTTTTGCGAGTGAAGCGGAGCTTTTTGTAAATACAACTCCCGTTGGGATGTATCCGAATTCAAATAAAACATTTCTCAGAGATGACGAGGCCAAATTTTTGGAAGGTAAAATTTGCTATGATCTCGTTTATAATCCTCTCAAAACGAAATTCCTACAGTTAGCAGAAGCACATGGAGCAAACTGTATTAATGGATTAGATATGTTGATATACCAGGGTAGCAAATCATTTGAACTATGGACCGGAAACGAGTTTCCCGTGGATAAAATCAGGAACAAACTGACGGATTCTTTAAAAGTTACTCAATGAACATCATCAGGCCATCCATTTTTTCTGATTGCCCGAAGATTACGGCCGCTTTTACAGAAGCGAATCGTTCACTTTATCATCATCGTCCAATTTCTGGTCTCGATTTAGGAATCAATACAATCACAGAAACAACTGATCTCGACGAAAACTATAAAAATCTTCTGCAATTTTTAGGGTTACAAGAGAATTCCATAGCCCTGGCAAACCAGGTTCATGGGACAAATATTGAGATTGTTGACCAACCCGGTATCTACGAAAATACAGACGGGTTAATCACGAAAATCCCGGATCTACCAATTGGAATACAAGTTGCCGATTGTGCTGCCGTTTTAATAGCCGATGATATTTGTGGCGTGATCGGAGCATTTCATGCAGGATGGCGCGGTGCAATTTCAAATATTATTCCGAAGGGATTGGAAATGATGAAATCCATTGGCGGACAATTGGTTAACTATAAAATCTATATTAGTCCTTGCATATCAGAAGCCAGGTTTGAAGTGGGAGAGGAGGTTGCCGAGCAATTCCCGGATTTCTTTGTTGACAGATCCACTTATTCTAAACCACATGTAGATTTAAAAAGTTTTTTGACACATCAACTAATTGATGCAGGTATAAAAATGGACCAAATTGAAATCTCCACGGCATGTACTATGCAGGATGAACGATATTTTTCATATCGCAGAGAACGAGAAAAGGCGGGCCGAATGTTAGGCTTAATAAATTTGAATAAGAATTGAACTGCATTGCGTGTTAGTTATACTCCGGAGTATGTAGCTCCATTGCCGGACGGACATATCTTCCCGATGAAAAAGTTTTCAGGTTTGTATGAACACCTGATTGCAAAAGGAATTATTACCGATTCAAATGTTGTAGAACCAAGTCTCGTAGATTTTGTGAATCTCAATTTGGTTCATACAACTCGCTATTCCAATGGATTATGGTCAGGCGAATTGTCTGCAAAAGAGATCCGAAAACTTGGTTTGCCGTGGTCTAAAGAGTTGGCTGTTCGCTCCAGACTTGCTGTTCAGGGTACCATTAACGCTGCTGTTATGGCCTTACAGGATGGGATTTCCGGAAACCTTGCCGGTGGAACTCACCATGCCATGCCTGACGGCGGAGAAGGTTTTTGCGTTTTTAATGATGTTGCCGTTGCCATAAAAGTTTTAAAACAGGCAAAATGGATGAAGAATGTTTTAGTGATTGATTGTGACGTTCACCAGGGAAACGGAACTGCCGAAATTTTCAAAAATGATGATGATGTTTATACATTTTCGATCCACGGAGAAAAGAATTATCCATTTGTTAAACCACCGTCCACTTACGATATTGGCATGCCAGACGGCACTGGAGATCAACTGTATATAAATACTTTAACAGACGCGTTGAGCAAAATATTTGAAGATTTTACTCCTGATCTGGTTTTCTATCTTGCAGGAATTGATCCGCTGGAAAGCGATCATTTTGGAAGATTATCGTTGAGCCTGAATGGATTACTGGAACGTGAGAGGCTTGTAATAGAAACGGTAACTCAAAAAGAGGTTCCATTGGTTCTCCTGTTATCCGGTGGATATGCGCCAACACTCCAGCAAACCGTTGAGGCACATTCAATTATGTATCAAGAAGCAAAGGAAATTTCGAAGCCTTACTTTCACTAAACATTTTCTATTTTACTACATAAAGAAATACGACAGGATAGTTTGCCCGAAAAAAAAATTGCCATATTTGGAGCTACCGGTTCAATTGGAACCCAGGCTCTCGACATTCTCAAAAAAAAACCGAACCTCTACCAGGTTGATGTCCTGACGGCCAATAACAATTATCAAAGTCTCGCTGAACAGGCAAATCTATTTCAGCCGTCTTGTGTGATTCTTGCGAATGAAGCTCATAAAGATGAATTCAGGAAATATCTAAACTACTCTCCCCAACATCTTGAATTCGGCCAGTCCGCACTTGAAGAAGTCGCTGCAAATTATGAGTATGATTTACTTCTGAACAGCCTCGTTGGATTTGCTGGTTTTATGTCTACATACATCGCCCTGAAGCGGAAAAAGAGAGTTGCTCTGGCCAATAAAGAATCACTTGTTGTGGGAGGGGAGATCATCACAAAATTACCTGCCTTCAACGAAGGTTTTTTAGTTCCGGTTGATTCCGAACATTCTGCCATGATGCAATGTATTGAAGGCGAGAGTATGGAATCGATCCAAAAAATTATCATCACAGCAAGCGGCGGACCATTTTGGGAATACTCTGCTGAACAGATGAAAGAAATTACAGTCGAAGATGCTCTAAAACATCCGAACTGGGATATGGGATCGAAGATCACGATTGATTCTTCAACCATGATGAATAAGGGGCTGGAAATCATTGAGGCTCATTGGCTTTTTACAATTCCGGTTGAGAAAATTGAACCGGTTATCCATCCCCAAAGTATTATTCATTCTATCGTAGAGTTTGTGGATGGATCATCCAAAGCACAATTGGGCCCGCCCGATATGAAAGTTCCGATTATTTATGCACTTACATATCCTGATCGCGAACCATATCCCAATAAAACCCTGGACTATTCCAACAATTTAGAATTGGAATTCAGGCCTGTTGATTTCGAAAAGTTTCCCTGCCTTCGGCTTGCTATGGAATCGGCAGAGGAGGGAGGCTTTGCACCGGCCGTATTAAACGCCGCAAATGAAATTGCTATCGAACGATTTTTAAGCAAGGAAATTCACTATATTGATATCCCGAAAATCATAGAAAAATCACTTGAAAAAATTACCTCAAACAAGGAATTAACGCCAGCCTCGTTAATGATCATTGATAAAGAAACGCGTAATTATGCAAACTCGTTACTAAGATAAGATGGATTGGATTGTAAATATATCTTCTACAATTCTCATTTTTATAGCTGCAATATTTATTCTTGTCACCTTTCACGAATTGGGACATTTTCTTGCGGCTAAGTTTTTCAAAATGAGAGTGAATAAATTTTCTATTGGATTTCCTCCTAAAATTTTTGGCTTCCGAAAAGGAGAGACCGAATACGTAGTTGGTGCTACACCTCTTGGCGGTTATGTACAGATTGCCGGTATGATTGATGAATCCATGGACGATTCTTTTCTTGAGGAGGAAGTAAAACCCGATGAATTTCGTAGCCGTCCTGTCTGGCAGCGAATTATTGTAATTCTTGCCGGTGTAATTTTTAATATGATTCTGGCAGTGCTGATTTACACAGGAATGACCTGGAGCTATGGTGAAACAATGCTGCCTGTTTCATCTGTAGAAAGTGTCTATATCGAAGAAAGCTCGTTGGCTTATGAAATCGGCTTTCGTACAGGCGACCAGCTCATTGGGATAAATGGCGAACGTGTAGAACATTTCAATGATCTTTTTAACCCTGCTGCTTTAACTGACAGGGATTTGAGTTTTATGGTAAATCGTAGTGGAGAAACTGTTAATATCACTCCACCTCCCAATTTTTTGGATAGGATTAATCAAGAAGGCCGATTTATTCATGAAACGCTCAGTTTGCCAAGTTCCATTTCCAATGTAATGGAAGACAGTCCTGCTGAAGGTGCGGGTTTGCAGGCAGGAGATAAGATTGTCTCAGTAAATAGAGAACCTGTAAACTACTGGGTTCAATTGGTTGACCATATCCAGGAGGCTGAAGGAAGTTTACAACTCGAAATTGATCGAAATGGAGAGTTGATTCAAACGGAGGTTACTCCGGATCCGGAGACAAATCAAATTGGTATTCAATCTCCAAATCCTTTGGAATTTTTCGAATACGAGCGAAAAACCTACAACATTGCTCAATCATTTGTAATTGGCCTGGACAACACAAATGATACATTTTTTGGAATTATTCAGGGCTTGGGCAGAATGTTCTCGGGCGATATTTCCGTTAGGGAAAATTTAGGCGGACCTGTGGCTATTGCCAGCATCACAAGAGAAGCAACGGATGCTGCCGGTTGGCGCGGATTCTGGAACATTACTGCCTTTTTGAGCGTGACGCTCGCTATTATGAATATGCTGCCCATTCCGGCTTTGGATGGTGGACATTTTATGTTCCTGGCTTACGAGGGCATTACGCGCAGAGAACCCTCACCCAAAGTACGAATGGCACTACAACAGCTTGGATTTATTCTTTTGATAGGTCTCTTCATCCTGATAACCTTCAACGATATACTTCGCACATTCGGGGGTTAATGGATGTTCGCTAAAGAAGGTTACAGCACCATTTTTGTTGTTTTTCTATTTAGCATTTCAGTGGCGGTTGCCGTTTCGTTTGGTCCGCCCTGGCTTGGATATATTTTTTATCCATTGCTAATTATTCTTTGTGGGCTCATTCTTTATTTTTTCAGAGATCCGAAGCGAAATCCACCAACCGATGACAGTCTTATCATTTCTCCGGCAGACGGCCGGGTGGTTCTTATTCAGGAAACGGAAGAACATGAATATATGGGCGGACCTGCTACCCAAATCAGCATTTTTCTTTCGCCTCTTGATGTGCATGTAAATCGCGTTCCTATAAGTGGTGATCTGGAATACGTTAAATATTATCCCGGAAAATACCTGATGGCTTGGGAAGATCATGCCTCCGAAATGAATGAGAGAGCCCATTTTGGAGTTAAACATGCCAGTGGGATGAAAATTCTATTTAAACAAATAACCGGATTTATGGCGCGTCGAATTGTTTATCACCTGGAAGAGGGGGATCAAATAAAAGTCGGTCAGCGGTTTGGTATTATGAAATTTGGTTCCAGGATGGATGTATTACTTCCCAAACACATAAAAATTAAAGTTAAAAAAGGGGACAGAACTGTAGCCGGTGAATCTGTTCTGGCTGTGGTTGAATAGATTTTTCACTATTAAATAATTAACAATACTTTTCGTGAATCAAACTTCTTTGTGAAGACCTGTTAGATGAAATACCCTATCCAAAAAAAACGATTCAGAAACCGATTCAAGAAGCGGAAAATAAAACCTCTTCCCAAAATTGTTGTCCCCAGTTTTTTTACTTTAATGAATCTCTTTTGTGGATTTCTCTCCATTCTTTTGGTTCATGAGGGAAATTTCGTGACAGGTGCCTGGCTGATTGTTTTAGCCGGCATGTTTGATGTACTTGACGGTTTCATGGCCCGTCTCACAAACTCAACCAGCGAATTCGGGATGGAACTTGATTCGGTAAGCGATGTCATTTCTTTTGCTGCCGCCCCGGGTTTCTTCGTCTATAATTTTGCATTTCATGAACTTGGAATCATTGGGATCTTATTGAGTGCGCTTGCGCCGCTATGTGGAGCCATCAGGCTGGCCAGGTTTAATGTAGAGTCCAAAATAAGTGAAATTGACTATTTCCGTGGATTGCCCACTCCGGCATTTGCCATCATGATTTCTGCGTTCTATCTCACATTCAGAAACAGGTTAGACTGGTTTTCAGGATTTGAGCATGGAATCATTTCTGTGCTAATCCCGGTTGTTATCGTTCTCGCTTTTTTGATGGTCAGCACGGTACCATTCGATAAAATTCCGCGGTTTGACAGAGCTTCAATCAAAAAATACAAAAACCGACTCATCCTGCTCGTCGTTTATTTCATCCTCATAATTGTCTTACAGGATATTGGCCTGATGATTGTCTTTTCCTTCTTCATTTTAAAAGGACTGGCCCTAGGCGCTTATATATTTTGGAAACAGGCCTTTACGGACGATCCTAATCCCCTTGAAGACGGCATTTAAGCTTCTGAATACATCTTCAGAAAATCCCTAAGTGTATTGGCATTTTCTTCACTAAGCGGAATAACCCGGCTCTCAATTTCATTAAAGTAATACCAGGCATTCTCGTCTTTTTTCTGAAAGCGAACACACTTATCGTTCATCATGAAATCATTATAAATACTCTTGTTTGGGAGTTGATCGGTTTTTATTTGATGAAAATCTGACCGGGGTTGTTCTGACTCGAAAATGATTTCATTACGAACCTTGTATGTGGACTTAAAAAATTCCTCATCTACAAGAACTGTTAATTCAACTTGTCCATCATAAACCTTAAAAAAACTGAGAAGCGCCACTGCAAAAAATGCAAATGCAGCTAACCTTAAATAGCCGATCCAAAGTACATTATCAATAAAGTGATACGAGACAAATATAACGAGCGACAAAATGAGGCTTAAAACAGCAACGGTTGGCCAATACTTCGAATATTTTTCTTTGATAACAAGCTTCTCGTCCTTCATGATAAAACTCTCTTAGAAATGGTTTGGCCTTCAGGAGTGAAGTAATTTCTATGCAAATTTGCGGTCAGACAAGAGTGAATAGGGCAGAGCCATACAGAGTCCCTCTCAACCGGAGGAAGGCCGTTTAATGTGCCGTGTTCTTGTGAGAGAGCTTTTAAAAATAATCCATTGACTTCTTTAACATCTGCATCCAAAGAATAGTCAACAATCTGTCCAAAATTCTTTTGTTCGTTGGTAATAATAAATTCTTTTGACAAATGGACAGCGCCACCGTGAAGAATTGACCTGTCTGATTTTGGAAATGTTTGTCCCACAGGAAGAACAGCAAATAAGGCGACGTCATCAAGATTACAACTACCAATTTGTACCTGCATGTAATCGTAAAAAACTAAGTTTCCCGGAGTCATTTCATCCATCTCATGGAGACGATCAGATACACTGGCTGAAGGCGTATCTCCCAATGAAATTTTGGCTTCAGGAAATTGCTTTTTCAGATTAAGCAAAATATCAATTGTAGGGTTGATGGCATTTTTGATTTCATCGATTCCTCGCGAACCGTATGTTCGGCCATCATGGATATAAAAGCCATGGAAACTCGCATTTTCAAACCTTTCTGATGATTGAATCAATTTTTTAATCAGATCAACATTTTTGTAGTGGATACCGCTTCTTCCATAGTCTGGATCAATTTCTATAAAGAATTGAAAAGGGTTTTTAAGCTCCCGATTAAGAAGCTCGAGATGTTCAGTGGAGTTAACAAAAAGTCTCAATTTGGCTTTTAATTCCAACTGCCGGAGTCCGTCGATTTGCTTCGGAAAGAATGGAAATGCAATGGTAATATCATCCCAACCGTCTTCAGCAAAATATTGAGCCATGGATACCGACGAAACTGTAATTCCCGATACACCGACATCCCTGAACCAACGTCCGACCGTTTGGGATTGATGGGTTTTAAAATGTGGCCGAAAAACGCAATTTGCCTCCTTTGCGCGTTCTGCCATTCGGGCGATATTTCGTTTACAACGCTTTGTATCGAGGATGAGGATTGGCTGTTGTTGACGGTTGATAAAACTCATAGTTTAACATCTATTTAAATGATGACTCATGAAGAAATGTTCTTCAATTGGGATTTCTGCTAAAATAGGAAATGCTTGGAAACCATAAACAACGTATTTTCAAAACTTGAAAATAAGGAACAGGATTGCAGGAAAACGATAAGAAAATAACAATTGGCCGGATCGAAAAGATAGACTTGCCCAATCTGTCTTTGTTCAACCTTGATGCCAAGATAGACACTGGAGCTTATACCTCAAGCCTTCATTGCCATCATATAGAACCGTTTAAAAAAGACGGTAAAGATTGGGTCAGATTTTACGTATTGGATCCGGATCATCCGGAATATGAAGAGACACAATACGAATGTCCGATTTTTAAAATAAAGCCGGTTAAAAGTTCAAATGCTCAGGTTGAAGAACGCGTGGTAATCAAGCAGAAAACCAAATTCTCACGATATCACAGAACAATTGAGTTATCCCTTACGAACCGGTCGGAGATGAAATATCCTGTACTTATAGGACGTAAGTTTTTAACAGGACATTTTATTGTAGATGTATCTAAAAAATTTTTATTAAAATAGTATAATTTAATGTCAGACAGTCAATTAACCATAGTCATACTATCAAGAAACAAGAATCTTTATTCATCGAAACGCCTCATTGAAAGTATTGAAATGAGAGGGCATAAAGCTCTCGTTTTAGATCATCTGAAGTGTGACATTGTTATTGAACAGGACAAACCGGCCATCTATTACAATGGAGAAAAAATTAAGGATGTTGCGGCTGTAATTCCCAGAATAGGTGCATCTGTAACTTTTTACGGCGCATCCGTTGTTCGTCAGTTTGAAATGATGAACGTGCCTTCAGCGGTTGAATCACAAGCTTTGGTCCGATCAAGAGATAAGCTCAGAAGCCTTCAGATTTTAGCCAGGTCAAATGTGGGAATGCCTAAAACGGTTTTCACAAACTACAGTAAGGAAGTCACAAAAATTATTGATAGTGTTGGCGGAGCTCCTTTAATCGTCAAATTACTTGAAGGAACGCAAGGTTATGGAGTTGTGCTCGCACCAACCAAAAAAGCTGCAGAATCGATGATTGAGGCTTTTCACAGCATGAAAGCCCGCGTGATTGTTCAGGAATTCATTTCAGAAGCAAAAGGTGCCGATATACGTGCGTTTGTGATTGGAAATAAGGTTGTCGGGGCGATGAAACGCCAGGGCAAAGAAGGAGAATTTCGATCAAATTTGCACCAGGGGGGAAGCGGCACTCTCATAAAATTAAGTAAAGAAGAAAAAGAACTCGCACTAACGGCTGCCAAAGCGATGAATTTGTCCATCGCAGGAGTTGACATGCTTCAATCAGACCGTGGCCCTTTAATTTTGGAAGTGAATTCATCACCAGGGCTTGAAGGCATCGAAAAAGCGACGGGGAAAGATATTGCCATTGAAGTGATCAAATATGTTGAGAAATTGATTGAACGTTCCAAAAAGAACAATGGACGCCGTAGATTGAAAAGCGATGCCTGATATTATCGAAATTAACGGGGAAAAAATTGGCAGGGGTGAAAAGAAGGAGTTAGATCTTAAAATTGCCCGGTTACCAACTTATACAAATATCGATCTGCCGGTGAGAGTCATCAGGGCAAAAGAGCCCGGACCTGTAGTATTATTGACCGGCGGGCTTCACGGAGATGAAATAAATGGTATTGAAATTGTTCGTAGCCTATTGGCTAACAAATACTTAAACCTTGAGAAAGGATCGATTATTGCGATTCCGTTAATGAATGTTTATGGTTTTATACAGAATGCGAGGGGCGTTCCGGATGGGAAAGATATTAACCGAAGTTTTCCCGGTAGTAAATCCGGATCTTTAGCAAAATTAGTGGCTTACACCATCATGAATCAGATCATTCCAAAAATAGATTTTGGGATTGATTTCCATACGGGCGGAAGCAGCCGATCTAATTATCCCCAGATTCGTTGTGTTCTGGATATAGAAAAGAATCTTGAGCTGGCCAAAGCATTTGCACCGCCGATTATTCTTCATTCCCCGTTAATCGATAAATCATTCCGAAAAGCAGCTTATAAAAAGCGTAAGCACATTCTGGTTTATGAAACCGGTGAATCCATGAGATTTGACGAAAATGGAATTCAGGAAGGAATAAACGGTACTCTAAGGCTCTTAAAACATTTGGGAATGATAGATGAAGCCCCCGAACCGCATCATCCTGAAATCTACGAGAAATCAGACTGGGCGAGAGCTTCGTTTGCCGGTTTGTATCATGCTAAAGTAAAACTGGGTGATTACGTTGAGAAAGGAATGATTTTGGGATTTATTACTGATCCGTATGGAAATGAAAAGAAAAAAGTTAAAAGTCGTTTTGATGGACGGATTATCGGAATTAATAATTGCCCGGTCGTTCATAAAGGCGATGCCATTCTACACATAGCAACACAAAGAAGACAATAAAATAAATTATATGAGCTCAAATCTAATTTTTCATGTAGTATCGAAGCGACAGTGGCAGGAATTTAACCAGGGCGGTTATTTCAGGCCTGAAGGAAGCAGATATGAAGACGGCATTGCCTGCGTAAAAGCAAATAAATTGAAAGAGTATATTAATGAACATTTCAAAGGCAGGCGGCAGGTACTTTTGTTGGTAATTGACAAAGCCAGACTGGTGAGTAAAACGGAGTACAATCAGGAAAAAGAGTACATTTTAGTCCAGGACAAGATTAATATGGATTCTGTGCTTGACAAAATTTTTGTCAAACCAAATAAAGAGGGAATATTTGACGTGGATGTTACCGAGGATTAACCATCAATAAAAAAGACGAACCCATTCTGAGTATTATATATTTGTCGTATAATATATATTATGTAAAGTAAAGATGAGGTTATATTATTAAATCTTGGCTATCCTCTTCCCTTTTACTTATCTAATGCTTTCTGAATGGCTTTAAAATCAGGCAGATTGCCATCGTCTTCCAACACTTCGGCGTATTCAATCATCCCCTCATGATTGACAACAAAGGCTGAACGCATAGAAACTCCTTTCATTCCGAAGTAATCTTCATCCAAAACACCAAATTTCCCGGAGACTTCTTTATTAAAATCACTAAGTAACGGATATGATAAATTATTGGCTTTTTTGAATTCCCTAAGGCTATAAAGGCTATCAACACTTATTCCTATAATATTGGCATTCAGGGAGTTATATAGCTTCATGTTATCACGAACTGTACAAAGTTCTTTCGTACAAACGCTGCTAAATGCCAGCGGAAAGAAAAGAATGACAACTTTGCGGCCGTCATTTAGTAAATCAGATAGAGATACGAATTCCTTTTGTGTGTTTTGTAGTGAGAAGTCCTGAACCTTATCTCCTTTTTTCATGAATCAATGGATTGGTTTTCGTTAAATAGCAGTAAGTCGGAAAAAGAATACATACAGGCAATCATTCCCAATGAGTTGGTAATTCCCCAGGCCCATTCAAAAACGATGTAATAATTCTGCAGAATCCAGTAAAAAGTAAATCCCCATAGTAAAAGTATCACTCCCAGTATTGTAAGAAGTTTATGCTGAAGTTCTTTCACATATCCAACAGTCAACAGAATAAATACAAGAATGGATACGCCGTGAAGCGACATTAAAATAATTTCCTTCATTATTTCTGTCTGCATTACAATCAACTCCGCAATGGGTATTAACAACGGAATAAACACGATGTAATATGGATACCGAAAGATGACTGGCTTTCTTTGGCGGATAAAAATAAGGTAAATAATCAGCAGTAAAGACAAAGCAAACGATTGCAAAAAGATATGAAGATTTGCCTGGTACGGAATATTGGTTGCCACCGAGATATCCCCTATCAGCCATCCAAACAAAGCGGTTAAGCTGAGATATTTAATGTCACGGGTTGTGGAAGGAAATTTCTTGTAGACAATCGCAAGCGAAACGACTACCGTAATAATTGAGAAAAGTTGCGTCCACAAAATAGTCAGCTTAAGAGGATTTCTGTTGAGAGGCTTTTTTTTCGATCTCTCGTTGATGTTGCCGTTCGTTTTGGTATATCAATACAAGGTCGGCAATTTCTTTCAATGTTTTACGCTCATCCCGAATCATTTTGCTTGCCAAATCAAAAAGGCATAACAACTCTCCTCTATCCCCTCTTAATTCTTTTTCCCAATCTATAAGAGAAATTCGTTTAAAAACATTAATGAGTGCGGCCCGATGTTTGATGATTTTACTGAGCGTTTTCTGAATATTG
Proteins encoded:
- the rimK gene encoding 30S ribosomal protein S6--L-glutamate ligase, translating into MSDSQLTIVILSRNKNLYSSKRLIESIEMRGHKALVLDHLKCDIVIEQDKPAIYYNGEKIKDVAAVIPRIGASVTFYGASVVRQFEMMNVPSAVESQALVRSRDKLRSLQILARSNVGMPKTVFTNYSKEVTKIIDSVGGAPLIVKLLEGTQGYGVVLAPTKKAAESMIEAFHSMKARVIVQEFISEAKGADIRAFVIGNKVVGAMKRQGKEGEFRSNLHQGGSGTLIKLSKEEKELALTAAKAMNLSIAGVDMLQSDRGPLILEVNSSPGLEGIEKATGKDIAIEVIKYVEKLIERSKKNNGRRRLKSDA
- a CDS encoding succinylglutamate desuccinylase/aspartoacylase family protein translates to MPDIIEINGEKIGRGEKKELDLKIARLPTYTNIDLPVRVIRAKEPGPVVLLTGGLHGDEINGIEIVRSLLANKYLNLEKGSIIAIPLMNVYGFIQNARGVPDGKDINRSFPGSKSGSLAKLVAYTIMNQIIPKIDFGIDFHTGGSSRSNYPQIRCVLDIEKNLELAKAFAPPIILHSPLIDKSFRKAAYKKRKHILVYETGESMRFDENGIQEGINGTLRLLKHLGMIDEAPEPHHPEIYEKSDWARASFAGLYHAKVKLGDYVEKGMILGFITDPYGNEKKKVKSRFDGRIIGINNCPVVHKGDAILHIATQRRQ
- a CDS encoding DUF952 domain-containing protein, with protein sequence MSSNLIFHVVSKRQWQEFNQGGYFRPEGSRYEDGIACVKANKLKEYINEHFKGRRQVLLLVIDKARLVSKTEYNQEKEYILVQDKINMDSVLDKIFVKPNKEGIFDVDVTED
- a CDS encoding redoxin domain-containing protein, which encodes MKKGDKVQDFSLQNTQKEFVSLSDLLNDGRKVVILFFPLAFSSVCTKELCTVRDNMKLYNSLNANIIGISVDSLYSLREFKKANNLSYPLLSDFNKEVSGKFGVLDEDYFGMKGVSMRSAFVVNHEGMIEYAEVLEDDGNLPDFKAIQKALDK
- a CDS encoding ATP-dependent zinc protease family protein yields the protein MQENDKKITIGRIEKIDLPNLSLFNLDAKIDTGAYTSSLHCHHIEPFKKDGKDWVRFYVLDPDHPEYEETQYECPIFKIKPVKSSNAQVEERVVIKQKTKFSRYHRTIELSLTNRSEMKYPVLIGRKFLTGHFIVDVSKKFLLK
- a CDS encoding alanine racemase, with product MSFINRQQQPILILDTKRCKRNIARMAERAKEANCVFRPHFKTHQSQTVGRWFRDVGVSGITVSSVSMAQYFAEDGWDDITIAFPFFPKQIDGLRQLELKAKLRLFVNSTEHLELLNRELKNPFQFFIEIDPDYGRSGIHYKNVDLIKKLIQSSERFENASFHGFYIHDGRTYGSRGIDEIKNAINPTIDILLNLKKQFPEAKISLGDTPSASVSDRLHEMDEMTPGNLVFYDYMQVQIGSCNLDDVALFAVLPVGQTFPKSDRSILHGGAVHLSKEFIITNEQKNFGQIVDYSLDADVKEVNGLFLKALSQEHGTLNGLPPVERDSVWLCPIHSCLTANLHRNYFTPEGQTISKRVLS